Proteins from a genomic interval of Mycobacterium conspicuum:
- a CDS encoding glycosyltransferase, translating into MKFVVAVHGTRGDVEPCAAVGLELLRRGHEVRMAAPPNMLGFVESVGLNAVAYGPDSAAQLQEDTFQSAVRLRNPISMLREGMEYMTRGWAEMSATLAALADGADLILHDQTYQGVAANVAEYYDIPLAAMHHFPHRINGQLVPFLPAPLVRFGMAVGDWGYWRMTKAAEDAQRRALGLPRTTVSSIRRIAQRGSLEIQTYEELFFPGLAAEWNERRPFVGVLTLELPTSADDEVMSWIASGTPPIYFGFGSMPVESPTDTIEMIGDACAQLGERALICAGTNESADLPRREHVKVVRTANHAAVFPACRAVVHHGGAGTTAAALRAGMPMLVMPIGAEQPIWAAQVKRLNVGVSRRFSTVTRESLVADLRTILAPQYAARAREIATQMTKPEVSVTRTADLLELEVAARQGI; encoded by the coding sequence ATGAAATTCGTTGTGGCGGTTCATGGCACCCGCGGCGACGTGGAGCCCTGCGCCGCGGTGGGTCTGGAGCTGCTGCGCCGAGGACATGAAGTGCGCATGGCCGCCCCGCCGAACATGCTCGGCTTCGTCGAGTCGGTGGGTCTGAACGCGGTTGCCTACGGGCCGGATTCGGCTGCGCAGCTGCAGGAGGACACCTTCCAGTCCGCGGTGCGGCTACGCAACCCGATCAGCATGCTGCGCGAAGGCATGGAGTACATGACCCGGGGCTGGGCGGAGATGAGCGCGACGTTGGCGGCACTGGCCGACGGAGCCGACCTGATTCTGCACGACCAGACCTACCAGGGCGTGGCCGCCAACGTCGCGGAGTACTACGACATTCCGTTGGCCGCGATGCATCACTTTCCGCACCGCATCAACGGCCAGCTGGTCCCGTTTCTGCCGGCACCATTGGTTCGATTCGGAATGGCGGTGGGCGATTGGGGTTACTGGCGCATGACGAAGGCGGCCGAGGACGCGCAACGGCGCGCGTTGGGTCTGCCACGGACAACGGTGTCCTCCATTCGGCGGATCGCGCAGCGGGGGTCGCTGGAGATCCAAACGTACGAAGAGCTCTTCTTCCCGGGGCTGGCGGCCGAATGGAATGAGCGACGCCCGTTTGTCGGCGTGCTGACACTCGAGTTGCCGACGAGCGCCGATGACGAGGTGATGTCATGGATCGCCTCGGGAACACCACCGATCTACTTCGGTTTCGGCAGCATGCCAGTCGAATCCCCCACCGACACAATCGAAATGATTGGAGACGCCTGCGCCCAACTGGGCGAGCGAGCGCTGATTTGCGCGGGCACGAACGAGTCCGCTGACCTACCGCGTCGCGAGCACGTCAAAGTGGTCCGGACGGCCAACCACGCGGCCGTCTTTCCCGCGTGCCGCGCGGTGGTGCACCACGGCGGCGCCGGCACCACGGCCGCCGCCCTGCGAGCCGGAATGCCGATGCTGGTCATGCCGATCGGCGCCGAACAGCCGATCTGGGCAGCTCAGGTCAAACGGCTCAACGTCGGTGTGTCCCGGCGCTTTTCGACCGTCACCAGGGAATCGCTGGTCGCCGACCTGCGTACCATCCTTGCGCCGCAGTATGCCGCCCGAGCCCGCGAAATCGCCACCCAAATGACCAAGCCCGAGGTCAGCGTCACCCGCACCGCTGATCTGCTGGAACTGGAAGTCGCTGCCCGCCAAGGTATTTGA